A stretch of Candidatus Methylacidiphilales bacterium DNA encodes these proteins:
- a CDS encoding ABC transporter substrate-binding protein has product MHLTLGHTPDADDAFMFYALTKGLVTSPDISFEHILQDIETLNQRALRAELDVTAVSVHAFAYCHKLYAVLPCGASFGVNFGPRLVGPRSLTPEQIARSRIAIPGKMTSAFLALLLYLKKRPGDLNLIEVPYEQVIPTIQNQQADIGLVIHEAQLTYPDHGLTLSLDLAAWWAQETGGLPLPLGLNVIRKSFDLRFKRQVAKLIRSSIQFALDHRPEALEYAQQFSRGTPTSLTDEFISRYVNDVTLYLTPEATQSLRIFLDRAADAGLTPAVRNINLEFVKA; this is encoded by the coding sequence ATGCACCTCACACTCGGACACACCCCCGACGCCGACGACGCCTTCATGTTCTACGCCCTCACCAAAGGCCTCGTCACCTCCCCCGATATCTCTTTCGAACACATCCTCCAAGATATCGAAACCCTCAACCAACGCGCCCTCCGCGCCGAGCTCGACGTCACAGCCGTCTCCGTCCACGCCTTCGCCTACTGTCACAAACTCTACGCCGTCCTACCCTGCGGCGCATCATTCGGAGTAAACTTCGGCCCACGCCTAGTCGGCCCCAGATCCCTCACCCCAGAACAAATCGCACGCTCTCGCATCGCAATCCCAGGCAAAATGACCAGCGCATTCCTCGCCCTACTTCTCTACCTCAAAAAACGCCCCGGCGACCTCAACCTAATCGAAGTCCCCTACGAACAAGTCATCCCCACCATCCAAAACCAACAAGCCGACATCGGCCTCGTCATCCACGAAGCCCAACTCACCTACCCCGACCACGGCCTCACCCTAAGCCTCGACCTAGCCGCCTGGTGGGCACAAGAAACCGGCGGACTCCCCTTGCCTCTCGGCCTAAACGTAATCCGCAAATCCTTCGACCTCCGCTTCAAACGCCAAGTCGCAAAGCTCATCCGATCCTCAATCCAATTCGCCCTCGACCACCGTCCCGAAGCCCTCGAATACGCCCAACAATTCTCCCGCGGCACCCCCACCTCCCTTACCGATGAATTCATCTCCCGCTACGTCAACGATGTCACCCTCTACCTCACCCCAGAAGCCACACAGTCCCTCCGCATCTTCCTCGATCGCGCAGCCGACGCAGGCCTCACACCAGCTGTCAGAAATATCAACCTCGAATTCGTCAAGGCCTAG
- a CDS encoding S41 family peptidase → MLLAGFFCFQLYLAGLWAEEPQEATKKEHVPGATSAAEEKKAEPLPGEEKENLYEESLLLAKVIELIREHYVDESKTSYSQLFKAALRGMVASLDRHSQFLDEREFKELQEETDGDYVGVGIILGEQEGRLVILAAFEGSPAAQAGIRPGDWLHKINDVAVAGMTIDEAVALLRGNRGERVTITVLRQERKPLDPDKQAVSSGEMAALKTLSFEVTRDRVHVSSVKDVGLVSERRAGEMRIGYVRLEQFGSATGDEFRAALKRLEELEIEALILDLRNNPGGLLDAAVEVAGAFLESDKIIMTTEGRSGLATMTYRARGLTPPKKWPLVVLVNGFSASASEIVAGALKDHNRAMLVGEKTFGKGSVQSVVALDEKNGLRLTTAYYYTPRRTKIHGVGIDPDIVVPITLEQERALYQHRWERYLRSGADARIDWTVEDPQMERAISALKSVLVHRQQSGGNGATRP, encoded by the coding sequence GTGCTGCTAGCGGGGTTTTTTTGCTTTCAACTTTATCTTGCTGGGCTTTGGGCTGAAGAGCCGCAGGAGGCTACGAAGAAGGAGCATGTGCCAGGTGCTACATCGGCAGCGGAAGAAAAAAAGGCGGAGCCGTTACCGGGCGAGGAGAAGGAAAATCTCTACGAGGAGAGTCTGCTGCTGGCGAAAGTGATTGAGTTGATTCGCGAGCATTATGTTGATGAGTCGAAGACGAGTTATTCTCAACTTTTCAAAGCTGCGCTGAGGGGGATGGTTGCTTCGCTGGATCGGCACAGCCAATTTCTTGATGAAAGAGAGTTTAAGGAGTTGCAAGAGGAGACGGATGGGGATTACGTCGGCGTCGGGATTATTTTAGGGGAACAGGAGGGGCGTCTGGTGATCCTTGCGGCGTTTGAGGGATCGCCTGCGGCTCAAGCTGGGATTCGTCCGGGGGATTGGTTGCATAAAATCAACGATGTTGCTGTCGCGGGTATGACGATAGATGAAGCGGTGGCGCTTTTGCGTGGAAACAGGGGTGAACGGGTGACGATCACTGTGCTACGACAGGAAAGGAAGCCGCTTGATCCCGATAAGCAGGCTGTATCGAGTGGGGAGATGGCGGCTCTTAAGACGTTGAGTTTTGAGGTTACGCGGGATCGGGTGCATGTGAGTAGTGTGAAGGACGTCGGGCTTGTTTCGGAACGTCGAGCTGGAGAGATGCGGATAGGATATGTCCGTCTGGAGCAATTTGGGTCGGCGACGGGAGATGAATTTCGAGCTGCGCTCAAACGGCTTGAGGAGTTGGAAATTGAGGCGTTGATTCTTGATTTGCGAAATAATCCTGGTGGTCTTTTGGATGCGGCGGTGGAGGTGGCTGGTGCGTTTCTTGAGTCGGATAAAATCATCATGACTACGGAGGGGCGCAGTGGGTTGGCTACGATGACGTATCGTGCGCGTGGGTTGACGCCTCCTAAGAAATGGCCGCTTGTTGTGTTGGTGAATGGTTTCTCAGCGAGTGCCTCGGAGATTGTGGCTGGGGCGTTGAAGGATCATAATCGGGCGATGTTGGTTGGTGAGAAGACTTTTGGCAAGGGGTCGGTGCAATCGGTGGTGGCTTTGGATGAAAAGAATGGGCTGCGGTTGACGACAGCTTATTATTACACTCCTCGCCGGACTAAGATTCATGGAGTGGGGATCGATCCGGATATTGTGGTGCCGATTACGCTGGAGCAGGAACGAGCTTTGTATCAGCATCGGTGGGAACGGTATTTGAGGAGTGGTGCGGATGCGCGGATTGATTGGACGGTGGAGGATCCTCAGATGGAGCGGGCGATTTCTGCGTTGAAGAGTGTGCTGGTGCATCGCCAGCAGAGTGGTGGGAACGGTGCGACTAGGCCTTGA
- a CDS encoding SDR family oxidoreductase — protein MKVAVVTGAAGFLGSHLTDRLLGEGYQVIGIDNFLTGHADNIAHLAREPRFSFIEQDVTEFIHVPGAVHAVFHFASPASPMDYLELPIQTLKVGSLGTHRSLGLAKAKKATYLLASTSEVYGDPLVHPQKEEYWGNVNAIGPRGVYDEAKRFAEAMTMAYHRTHGVDTKIVRIFNTYGPRMRLRDGRVVPSFIGAALRGEPLTVFGDGLQTRSFCYVSDLIDGIFRLSQSPYHEPCNIGNPDEMTIRQFAEKIIAITGSSSTIEYKPLPQDDPKQRRPDITRAKAWLGWEPRVSLDEGLKATIEYFRPRVFSN, from the coding sequence ATGAAAGTTGCAGTAGTCACCGGTGCAGCCGGCTTTCTTGGGAGCCATCTTACGGATCGTCTCTTGGGGGAAGGTTATCAAGTTATCGGGATAGATAATTTCCTCACTGGGCATGCGGATAATATCGCGCATTTGGCTCGCGAGCCTCGATTTTCCTTTATTGAGCAGGATGTTACAGAATTTATACATGTGCCTGGAGCGGTTCATGCGGTTTTTCATTTTGCATCGCCTGCGAGTCCGATGGATTACCTTGAGTTGCCGATTCAGACGTTGAAGGTGGGTTCTTTAGGCACGCACCGGTCGCTGGGTCTTGCAAAGGCGAAGAAAGCGACCTACCTCTTAGCGTCGACATCGGAAGTCTATGGTGATCCTCTCGTGCATCCTCAAAAGGAGGAGTATTGGGGTAACGTAAATGCGATAGGGCCGCGTGGAGTGTATGATGAAGCGAAGCGTTTTGCCGAAGCTATGACTATGGCTTATCATCGCACGCATGGTGTCGATACCAAAATCGTGCGGATTTTTAATACTTACGGTCCGAGAATGCGGCTTCGTGATGGGCGTGTAGTGCCGTCATTTATTGGTGCGGCGCTTCGTGGGGAGCCGCTTACTGTCTTTGGGGATGGTTTACAGACGCGAAGTTTTTGCTACGTCTCGGACTTGATTGACGGAATTTTTCGGCTTTCTCAATCGCCCTACCATGAGCCGTGCAACATCGGCAACCCGGATGAAATGACGATCCGGCAGTTTGCAGAGAAGATTATTGCGATCACTGGCTCTTCGAGCACGATTGAATATAAGCCACTGCCTCAAGATGACCCGAAACAGCGGCGTCCTGACATTACTCGCGCTAAGGCTTGGCTGGGGTGGGAGCCTAGGGTATCGCTCGATGAAGGCCTTAAGGCGACGATTGAATATTTTCGTCCTCGAGTTTTTTCGAACTGA
- a CDS encoding L-threonylcarbamoyladenylate synthase — MKASLIPLEIALEMLRRGECVAIPTETVYGLAADATRPDSVARIFAWKGRPAFNPLIVHGSSYEALLPYAHFNPLAERLAKAFWPGPLTLVLPKKETIPEIVTAGHATVAVRVPNHPLTLTLLRELDFPLAAPSANRSGRISPTCARDVMDEFEAFPLGILDGGPCSIGLESTVLYVPQEPDRPPKILRPGGVALETLQAFLGQPIDIESTASPEAGYRSPGLLSTHYAPSKPLHLISPEEPHDPPPRAAWIGYGATTPSGYDKIWNLSTAIDSIEAAPRLFQALRAFDRDPTLLVAYAWEWPEEGLGRAINDRLRRASTKKNLP, encoded by the coding sequence GTGAAAGCAAGCCTCATCCCTCTGGAGATCGCTCTTGAAATGTTGCGTCGCGGAGAGTGCGTAGCCATTCCTACGGAGACTGTCTACGGCCTAGCCGCTGATGCTACGCGTCCAGACTCAGTCGCTCGCATCTTTGCTTGGAAAGGCCGTCCAGCTTTCAATCCACTCATTGTCCACGGATCCTCATACGAAGCGCTGCTACCGTATGCGCATTTCAACCCGCTTGCTGAGAGACTGGCTAAGGCTTTTTGGCCTGGTCCCTTGACGCTGGTGCTCCCCAAAAAGGAAACGATCCCTGAAATCGTCACCGCTGGACACGCCACCGTAGCCGTGCGCGTCCCGAATCATCCGTTAACTTTGACTCTCCTCCGAGAGCTGGATTTTCCTCTTGCAGCACCTAGCGCCAATCGCTCCGGGCGCATAAGCCCGACTTGTGCGCGTGATGTCATGGATGAATTTGAGGCATTTCCTTTAGGCATTTTAGATGGAGGCCCGTGCTCAATAGGGCTTGAATCCACCGTCCTTTACGTGCCGCAAGAGCCTGATCGCCCTCCTAAAATACTGCGACCGGGAGGAGTTGCTCTAGAGACGCTGCAGGCTTTTTTGGGGCAGCCAATCGATATAGAGTCAACCGCTTCGCCAGAGGCCGGATATCGTTCCCCTGGCCTTCTGAGCACTCACTATGCGCCAAGCAAGCCTCTTCATCTTATCTCGCCGGAGGAGCCTCATGATCCCCCTCCGCGTGCTGCTTGGATTGGCTATGGGGCCACGACGCCTTCTGGTTATGATAAGATTTGGAATCTTTCGACTGCTATCGATAGTATTGAAGCGGCACCGCGTTTATTTCAAGCGTTGCGAGCCTTTGATCGTGATCCGACGTTGCTAGTGGCTTACGCATGGGAATGGCCAGAGGAAGGGCTTGGCCGCGCGATAAACGATCGCCTTCGCCGTGCTTCGACGAAAAAAAATTTGCCTTAA
- the fmt gene encoding methionyl-tRNA formyltransferase, with the protein MSQSLKIVFVGTSAFAVPALNALAKDDRVRIIAVVTQPDRPSGRGLACQPSPVKKAAFEIGCRIYQPERFHEGGILEQLRYEAPDLMVVAAYGQILKRPVLDLPRLGCLNIHASLLPKYRGPSPIQTAILNREKETGVTIMWMDEGLDTGDIFLQERVRLRRRETAVTLHDRLAELGSKMIIEAVRRIQSGQITRIPQSGEPSWTKKILREDGKIDWTQSREAIDAQIRALQPWPGAYTTVRLANGCSGVMKIYSTILSRRARGRAGEVLRTDRHGILVACGETGGLLLREVQLEGRRRMHARDFILGHPIAIGTILGE; encoded by the coding sequence ATGAGTCAAAGTTTGAAGATTGTGTTTGTCGGCACTTCAGCTTTTGCTGTGCCAGCTTTAAACGCTCTAGCAAAAGACGATCGGGTGAGAATAATCGCAGTGGTCACACAGCCTGATCGCCCGTCGGGGCGCGGGTTGGCCTGCCAGCCCTCGCCTGTGAAAAAAGCCGCTTTTGAAATTGGCTGCCGCATTTATCAACCCGAACGTTTTCACGAAGGGGGAATCTTGGAGCAGTTGCGGTATGAAGCTCCGGATCTAATGGTCGTGGCTGCCTATGGGCAGATATTGAAACGCCCCGTCTTAGATTTGCCGCGGCTTGGTTGCTTGAATATCCACGCTTCACTGTTGCCAAAATATCGCGGTCCTTCGCCGATCCAGACGGCAATATTAAATCGAGAAAAAGAGACAGGTGTGACGATCATGTGGATGGATGAAGGATTGGACACGGGAGATATTTTTCTACAGGAACGCGTGCGTTTGCGAAGACGAGAAACGGCAGTGACGCTTCATGATCGCCTTGCAGAGCTGGGAAGTAAGATGATCATAGAGGCGGTGAGACGTATTCAGAGCGGGCAGATTACACGAATCCCTCAGTCGGGAGAGCCTTCGTGGACAAAAAAAATTCTACGCGAGGATGGTAAGATAGACTGGACGCAGAGTCGCGAAGCAATTGATGCGCAGATCCGAGCCTTACAGCCGTGGCCAGGGGCATATACAACCGTTCGCTTAGCTAACGGGTGTAGCGGCGTGATGAAGATTTATTCGACGATTTTGTCCAGGCGTGCTCGAGGACGTGCGGGTGAAGTGTTGCGAACAGATCGTCACGGAATTCTTGTGGCGTGCGGAGAGACTGGCGGCTTGCTCTTGAGAGAAGTGCAACTGGAAGGACGACGGCGGATGCATGCCAGAGATTTTATTTTAGGACATCCAATCGCTATCGGAACTATTCTTGGGGAGTGA
- a CDS encoding division/cell wall cluster transcriptional repressor MraZ: MSLDEKGRVAIPAEWRSEIFETYLYAFPAEGCLRVYPASWLSRLQEEWRFLGEDDPRREHLRALYAVAQLIQWDRDKQSRFMIKERLRKHAGLRKHVVMCGRGDHFEIWAAETWKEQRGMPLVEELLKQLHQSKSGVS; the protein is encoded by the coding sequence ATGTCGTTGGATGAAAAAGGGCGTGTGGCTATTCCCGCTGAGTGGCGTTCGGAGATCTTTGAGACTTACCTATACGCCTTCCCGGCGGAAGGGTGTCTGCGTGTCTATCCTGCTTCATGGCTTAGCCGCCTACAGGAGGAATGGCGTTTCCTCGGGGAGGATGACCCGCGCCGTGAGCATTTACGGGCGTTGTATGCTGTTGCTCAGCTTATTCAATGGGATCGAGACAAGCAGAGTCGTTTTATGATTAAAGAACGGTTGCGAAAGCATGCGGGCTTGCGCAAGCACGTGGTGATGTGCGGAAGGGGCGACCACTTTGAAATATGGGCTGCGGAGACATGGAAGGAGCAACGCGGGATGCCATTGGTGGAGGAGTTGTTAAAGCAACTCCATCAATCAAAGTCGGGTGTGAGCTAA
- the rsmH gene encoding 16S rRNA (cytosine(1402)-N(4))-methyltransferase RsmH has translation MEGATRDAIGGGVVKATPSIKVGCELMNGRYEVEHVPVLLGRFLEATQPVEGEFWLDATFGRGGYSLALLERGCRVWALDQDEEAARAAKRFEVRWGNHFCFYRENFRMMKKLFDTAQIPKVDGVIMDLGLSSPQIASAERGFSFMEDGPLDMRMDQRQKLTAEEVLNTWSEESLREVIAVYGGERHARTLARAIVRRRKLTPWKRTRELAQLACEIVKTSRASRIHPATRLFQAIRIAVNDELGALREGLEGAVVGLKPGGRLAVISFHSGEDRLVKHFMRHHHASYAQTREGEQNGALALFSKVERWLPDKNEIRDNSRCRSARLRIAYKIGGKYE, from the coding sequence ATGGAAGGAGCAACGCGGGATGCCATTGGTGGAGGAGTTGTTAAAGCAACTCCATCAATCAAAGTCGGGTGTGAGCTAATGAATGGCCGGTATGAAGTGGAGCATGTGCCAGTGTTGCTTGGGCGCTTTTTGGAAGCGACGCAGCCCGTCGAAGGCGAATTTTGGTTGGATGCGACTTTTGGAAGAGGAGGGTATTCGTTGGCTTTGTTGGAACGAGGATGTCGAGTCTGGGCTTTGGACCAAGATGAGGAGGCGGCTCGAGCAGCTAAACGTTTCGAAGTTCGATGGGGAAACCATTTCTGTTTTTACCGGGAGAATTTCAGAATGATGAAAAAGCTTTTTGATACAGCGCAAATTCCAAAAGTTGATGGGGTGATCATGGATCTAGGGTTATCCTCGCCCCAGATCGCCTCGGCCGAGAGAGGGTTTAGTTTTATGGAGGATGGTCCTCTAGACATGCGGATGGATCAACGCCAAAAATTAACGGCAGAAGAGGTTTTGAATACATGGAGTGAAGAATCCTTAAGGGAGGTGATCGCCGTATACGGAGGCGAACGTCATGCCCGCACCTTAGCGCGAGCGATTGTGAGACGACGCAAATTGACCCCATGGAAACGCACCAGAGAGCTAGCCCAGCTCGCTTGTGAGATTGTGAAGACCTCTCGCGCTTCCCGAATACATCCTGCGACGCGTTTATTTCAAGCCATACGGATAGCTGTGAATGATGAACTAGGGGCGTTGAGAGAGGGCCTTGAAGGAGCGGTAGTGGGCTTAAAGCCAGGAGGCAGGCTGGCGGTCATCAGTTTCCATTCTGGAGAAGATCGCTTGGTGAAACACTTTATGCGGCATCACCACGCATCCTATGCCCAGACCCGAGAGGGAGAACAAAACGGGGCACTCGCATTATTTTCAAAAGTAGAGAGATGGCTGCCTGATAAGAATGAAATACGTGACAACTCACGTTGCCGCTCTGCCCGTCTCCGCATTGCCTACAAAA